In Sphingobacterium zeae, one genomic interval encodes:
- a CDS encoding biliverdin-producing heme oxygenase, which yields MLSQHIKEQTHAAHQNVEGTIVRQLKNIRSEADYAEVLKGFYAYFRAVEDRIAPFVTAEVLPDLAERRNSSYIKSDIEALGGNVDNLPEANAPAVANVQEALASLYVLEGSIMGGPYIVQMLNKYGVTKGTSFFEGYGENSRDMWAGFTAVLNKYSEDPATYDRAVEIANQTFYNFGEVFTPIASAN from the coding sequence ATGTTAAGTCAACATATCAAAGAGCAAACGCACGCAGCTCACCAAAACGTAGAAGGAACGATCGTGCGCCAATTGAAAAATATTCGTTCAGAAGCAGATTACGCAGAAGTATTGAAAGGCTTCTATGCTTATTTCCGTGCTGTAGAAGATCGCATCGCTCCTTTCGTAACCGCAGAAGTATTGCCAGATTTGGCCGAACGCCGTAATTCATCGTACATTAAAAGCGATATCGAAGCTTTGGGTGGTAACGTAGACAACCTTCCAGAAGCAAACGCTCCAGCGGTAGCCAATGTACAGGAAGCACTTGCATCATTATATGTTTTGGAAGGTTCAATCATGGGCGGCCCGTATATCGTGCAGATGCTCAATAAATATGGCGTTACCAAAGGAACTTCTTTCTTCGAAGGTTATGGCGAAAATAGCCGTGACATGTGGGCTGGATTTACAGCGGTATTAAACAAATATTCAGAAGATCCGGCAACTTATGATCGCGCAGTAGAGATTGCTAACCAAACTTTTTATAACTTTGGCGAAGTATTCACTCCTATTGCCAGTGCGAACTAA
- a CDS encoding metallophosphoesterase yields MKNSLGTAITAGLGGITLSSLGLTKPTQLESEDIRQLLKPKDAYDLHFMAVGDWGRNGADHQLAVAEQMGKWADQHPNDFIISTGDNFYPSGVVSEHDPLWHYSFENIYTAFSLQWDWYPILGNHDYKSDPDAQVRYSTISRRWKMPARYYSKTFALKDGKKVLMAFIDTNPMIPEFYSNSEYGPHVAGQQPEKQLAWLDQLLENSDEHWKIVIGHHPLYTAGPRTTNYDTLAVRKVLESIFEKRGVDIYLSGHEHSLQHLKVEGKKFHQFISGAGSEVTPVKTDLPYGRFAKDQYGFFSFSISSEEIACQVISHEGMELYRTVLTKV; encoded by the coding sequence ATGAAAAATTCCCTGGGCACGGCGATTACAGCCGGCCTGGGAGGAATTACGCTCAGCAGCTTGGGGCTGACAAAACCCACGCAACTTGAAAGCGAAGATATACGACAGCTTTTAAAGCCCAAAGATGCTTATGATCTTCATTTTATGGCTGTAGGCGACTGGGGACGTAACGGTGCTGACCATCAGTTGGCCGTAGCAGAACAGATGGGCAAATGGGCCGATCAGCATCCCAATGATTTTATCATTTCTACCGGTGATAATTTTTATCCTTCCGGCGTGGTAAGCGAACATGATCCCTTGTGGCATTATTCGTTTGAAAATATCTATACCGCATTTTCGCTGCAATGGGACTGGTATCCCATTTTGGGAAACCACGATTATAAATCAGATCCCGATGCACAGGTACGTTATAGTACGATCAGCAGACGTTGGAAGATGCCTGCGCGTTATTACAGCAAGACATTTGCGCTTAAGGATGGAAAAAAAGTACTGATGGCCTTTATCGATACTAACCCGATGATTCCTGAATTTTACAGTAACAGCGAGTATGGACCGCATGTAGCGGGACAGCAACCGGAGAAACAGCTGGCCTGGCTGGATCAGCTACTGGAAAATTCGGATGAACATTGGAAAATTGTCATCGGCCACCATCCCTTGTATACGGCAGGACCGCGTACAACGAATTATGATACGCTGGCTGTACGAAAGGTCCTGGAATCTATTTTTGAAAAGCGGGGAGTCGATATTTACCTTTCTGGACATGAGCATTCCCTGCAGCATTTGAAAGTTGAAGGCAAGAAGTTTCATCAGTTTATCTCGGGAGCGGGATCCGAAGTAACCCCGGTGAAGACAGATCTACCGTATGGCCGTTTTGCGAAAGATCAATACGGGTTCTTCTCTTTCTCGATCAGTAGCGAAGAAATAGCTTGTCAGGTTATCAGTCATGAGGGGATGGAGCTGTATCGGACAGTGCTTACAAAAGTATAA
- a CDS encoding RagB/SusD family nutrient uptake outer membrane protein: MKPTLFIRLFTLSALSFSLGSCTDLDVDIKSQLTEFPDSERAAEAILADVYAAYRGAMGRDHWMAQTLSADEAVSVSMGTDWFDGGRYREFHLHNWNADNGLLPSIWNDASTGITLANNAIALFGEDKEKLTAPARAIRAYYYFILMDNFGAAPLITGPVDAVPARSSRAEICRFIEAELLAVKDLLPTTVSVATYGKATKYMAEALLAKLYLNWAVYTATDVANYNPSTQNEKLNDVVAMCDQIISSGQFNLTSHKFMAKFRPDNGYQVKDFIFAIPYDREKQQGMTYSRFWIHRSAQNQFATLPQSVGGTFRVLPSYLEKFNLAGDERNASYIGGKQYYWSNYTEDKTRPFLIRTSKRGIDQDYNAADADAQFDWHLETTKEITLRSDGAATLNVGNDQKGRSMGYRSIKFYMDVAVTSANQRNQSNDVPVFRYADILLMKAEAILRGAAATNGQTAQSLINQIRTYVNAPVLTAAPNLQDLLDERAREFADESWRRNDLIRYGKFEDNWGFRSLYPAGMSEKFRRIFPVPTTVLNVNTHWQQNPGY; encoded by the coding sequence ATGAAACCAACACTATTTATTCGCTTATTTACTTTATCGGCATTGAGTTTTTCGCTGGGATCTTGTACCGATCTGGATGTTGATATAAAATCACAGCTGACGGAATTTCCAGATTCGGAACGTGCAGCGGAGGCAATTCTTGCTGATGTATATGCAGCTTACCGTGGCGCAATGGGGCGCGATCATTGGATGGCCCAAACACTCTCAGCAGATGAGGCCGTGAGTGTTTCCATGGGGACAGACTGGTTTGATGGCGGTCGATACCGCGAATTCCATCTGCACAATTGGAACGCAGACAACGGCCTCTTACCAAGTATCTGGAACGATGCTTCCACTGGAATCACCTTAGCCAATAATGCCATTGCATTATTCGGGGAAGATAAAGAAAAGCTGACGGCACCTGCTCGCGCAATCCGTGCTTATTATTATTTTATACTGATGGATAATTTTGGCGCCGCACCGTTGATCACAGGGCCTGTTGATGCTGTCCCCGCACGTTCAAGCCGTGCTGAAATTTGCCGTTTTATTGAGGCCGAATTGCTTGCGGTGAAGGATTTGTTACCGACCACGGTTTCTGTAGCAACCTATGGAAAAGCAACGAAATATATGGCCGAAGCATTGCTGGCTAAGTTGTACCTCAACTGGGCTGTTTATACGGCTACCGATGTAGCCAATTACAATCCAAGTACACAAAATGAAAAATTAAATGATGTGGTTGCGATGTGCGACCAGATTATTTCCTCAGGACAGTTTAACCTGACAAGCCATAAGTTTATGGCCAAGTTTCGCCCCGATAATGGTTATCAGGTAAAGGATTTTATATTTGCCATACCCTATGATCGTGAAAAACAGCAGGGTATGACTTATTCGCGCTTCTGGATACATCGCAGTGCTCAAAATCAGTTTGCAACATTGCCTCAAAGTGTTGGGGGGACTTTTCGTGTATTACCGAGTTATTTGGAGAAATTTAATCTGGCAGGCGACGAAAGGAACGCCTCATACATCGGTGGTAAGCAATATTATTGGTCAAATTATACAGAAGATAAGACTCGGCCTTTTCTGATCAGAACTTCCAAACGCGGCATAGATCAGGATTATAATGCTGCGGATGCAGATGCGCAGTTTGATTGGCACCTGGAGACCACTAAAGAAATTACTTTGCGTTCGGATGGTGCGGCCACGCTGAATGTGGGTAACGACCAAAAGGGGCGCTCAATGGGGTACAGATCCATTAAGTTTTATATGGACGTAGCCGTTACATCAGCCAATCAGCGTAATCAGAGCAATGATGTACCTGTATTTCGCTATGCCGATATCTTGTTGATGAAAGCGGAGGCTATACTCCGTGGGGCTGCTGCCACCAATGGTCAGACTGCACAATCCCTGATTAATCAGATCCGTACCTATGTCAATGCACCTGTACTCACGGCAGCCCCAAATCTGCAAGATCTATTGGATGAGCGTGCACGAGAGTTTGCCGATGAGTCCTGGCGTAGAAATGATCTGATCCGTTACGGAAAATTTGAAGATAACTGGGGATTCCGATCGCTGTATCCTGCCGGCATGAGCGAGAAGTTCCGTCGTATTTTTCCCGTACCGACAACTGTATTAAACGTAAACACCCACTGGCAACAGAATCCGGGTTATTAA